The following proteins are encoded in a genomic region of Stutzerimonas balearica DSM 6083:
- a CDS encoding sodium-dependent transporter, which translates to MTEPSRLTAGSFAGASATARSASSRGLWSSRWVFFLAATGSAVGLGNIWKFPYITGANGGGAFVLVYIACILTIGIPLLMAEVMIGRRGRQNPAGAMGRLAREAGASPHWRKVGWLGAFTGFLILGFYLVVAGWALAYVPTALSGAFSGVDGQASGALFEGLLADPGRLALYGLAVLAATLLIVGLGVRDGLERALRLLMPGLFVLLLGLVGYAAVAGDFAAALRFLFVPDFSQLSAKGVLLALGHAFFTLSLGCGAMMAYGSYLPEGTSIARTSLLVALADTVVALLAGLAIFPLVFANGLEPGAGPGLIFVTLPIAFGQMPLGQLVGGLFFVMLVLAAVTSTISLSEPGIAWLTERFGIRRGRAVLLTGSLLALLGTACLLSFNHWAEYQLFGRTVFDTMDYLTANWLMPLGGLGTVLFTGWVLRRELVHEAVGIGRPGWFSLWWNLLRYGTPVAIVLVFLNLIGLV; encoded by the coding sequence ATGACCGAACCGTCCCGCCTCACTGCCGGCAGCTTCGCCGGCGCGTCCGCAACTGCCCGTTCCGCCTCCAGCCGTGGCCTCTGGTCCTCGCGCTGGGTGTTCTTTCTCGCCGCCACCGGCTCGGCCGTGGGCCTGGGCAACATCTGGAAATTCCCCTATATCACCGGCGCCAACGGCGGCGGTGCCTTCGTGCTGGTCTACATCGCCTGCATCCTGACCATCGGCATACCGCTGCTGATGGCCGAAGTCATGATCGGCCGCCGTGGGCGGCAGAATCCGGCCGGCGCCATGGGCCGCCTGGCGCGCGAAGCCGGGGCCAGCCCGCACTGGCGCAAGGTCGGCTGGCTCGGCGCCTTCACCGGCTTCCTGATCCTCGGCTTCTATCTGGTGGTGGCCGGCTGGGCGCTGGCCTATGTGCCGACGGCGCTGAGCGGTGCCTTCAGCGGCGTCGACGGCCAGGCCAGCGGCGCACTGTTCGAAGGGCTGCTCGCCGACCCCGGCCGGCTCGCGCTTTACGGCCTGGCGGTGCTCGCGGCGACCCTGCTGATCGTCGGCCTCGGCGTGCGCGACGGGCTGGAGCGCGCGCTGCGCCTGCTGATGCCCGGGCTGTTCGTGCTGCTGCTGGGGCTGGTCGGCTATGCCGCGGTGGCTGGCGATTTCGCCGCCGCGCTGCGCTTTCTGTTCGTGCCGGATTTCTCTCAGCTGAGCGCCAAGGGTGTGCTGCTTGCCCTGGGCCATGCGTTCTTCACCCTGAGCCTGGGTTGCGGCGCGATGATGGCCTACGGCTCCTACCTGCCGGAGGGCACCTCCATCGCGCGCACCTCGCTGCTGGTGGCGCTGGCCGACACCGTGGTCGCGCTGCTGGCCGGCCTGGCGATCTTCCCGCTGGTGTTCGCCAACGGCCTGGAGCCCGGCGCCGGGCCGGGGCTGATCTTCGTCACCCTGCCGATCGCCTTTGGCCAGATGCCGCTCGGCCAGCTGGTCGGCGGGCTGTTCTTCGTCATGCTGGTGCTCGCCGCGGTGACCTCGACGATCTCGCTGTCCGAGCCGGGCATTGCCTGGCTGACCGAGCGCTTCGGCATCCGCCGTGGCCGCGCGGTGCTGCTCACCGGTTCGCTGCTCGCGCTGCTGGGCACGGCCTGCCTGCTGTCGTTCAACCACTGGGCCGAGTACCAGCTGTTCGGCCGCACGGTGTTCGACACCATGGACTACCTCACGGCCAACTGGCTGATGCCGCTCGGCGGGCTGGGTACCGTGCTGTTCACCGGCTGGGTGCTGCGCCGCGAGCTGGTCCATGAGGCGGTCGGCATCGGCCGGCCGGGCTGGTTCAGCCTCTGGTGGAACCTGCTGCGCTACGGCACCCCGGTGGCCATCGTGCTGGTCTTTCTCAACCTCATCGGGCTCGTCTGA
- a CDS encoding Glu/Leu/Phe/Val dehydrogenase dimerization domain-containing protein, with the protein MSVFAHPDFDRHEQVVFCHDQVSGLKAIIAIHDTRLGPALGGCRMFPYASDDEALRDVLRLSRGMTLKSSLAGLKLGGGKAVIIGDPHTGKSQALLHAMGDFVDSLGGRYITAADSGTGDAEMQAFAQRTRHVVGATPRATLDGSITSGDPSPSTALGVFVGLKAAVRHRLGRDDLGGLKVAIQGVGHVGLGLARHLKAAGAELWVADIFDANVKQAMDELGAQVVRPQDIYGLDVDVFAPCAMGAILNEQTLEVLRAPVIAGAANNQLATPQVGAELQRRNQLYAPDYAINAGGIIDVYYQRIGGSAAQIDGHVRAIGDTLQQIFTRAAASGEPTSVIADRLALERLDSGSQPEALRLHA; encoded by the coding sequence ATGTCCGTCTTCGCTCATCCTGACTTCGACCGCCACGAGCAGGTGGTCTTCTGCCATGACCAGGTTTCGGGGCTCAAGGCCATCATCGCCATCCACGACACGCGCCTCGGGCCGGCGCTGGGTGGCTGCCGGATGTTCCCCTACGCCAGTGACGACGAGGCCCTGCGCGATGTGCTGCGGCTGTCGCGCGGGATGACGCTGAAATCCTCGCTGGCCGGGCTCAAGCTCGGCGGCGGCAAGGCGGTGATCATCGGCGACCCGCATACTGGCAAGAGCCAGGCGCTGCTACACGCCATGGGCGACTTCGTCGACAGCCTCGGCGGGCGCTACATCACCGCCGCCGATTCGGGCACCGGCGATGCCGAAATGCAGGCCTTCGCCCAGCGCACCCGCCATGTGGTCGGCGCCACGCCGCGCGCGACCCTCGACGGCAGCATCACCAGCGGCGACCCGTCGCCATCCACGGCGCTGGGCGTCTTCGTCGGGCTCAAGGCAGCGGTGCGCCACCGGCTCGGGCGTGACGACCTCGGCGGGTTGAAAGTGGCGATCCAGGGCGTTGGGCATGTCGGCCTGGGTCTGGCGCGGCATCTGAAAGCCGCGGGCGCCGAGCTGTGGGTGGCCGACATCTTCGATGCCAACGTCAAGCAGGCGATGGACGAGCTGGGCGCCCAGGTGGTGCGCCCGCAGGACATCTACGGCCTGGACGTGGACGTCTTCGCGCCCTGCGCCATGGGTGCGATCCTCAACGAGCAGACCCTCGAGGTGCTGCGCGCGCCGGTGATCGCCGGGGCGGCGAACAACCAGCTGGCCACGCCGCAGGTCGGCGCCGAGCTGCAGCGCCGCAACCAGCTGTACGCCCCGGACTACGCGATCAATGCCGGCGGCATCATCGACGTCTACTACCAGCGCATCGGCGGCAGTGCCGCGCAGATAGACGGCCATGTGCGCGCCATTGGTGACACCCTGCAGCAGATCTTCACCCGTGCCGCCGCCAGCGGCGAGCCGACCTCGGTGATCGCCGACCGCCTGGCACTCGAGCGGCTCGACAGCGGCAGCCAGCCGGAGGCCCTGCGCTTGCACGCCTGA